A DNA window from Paraclostridium bifermentans contains the following coding sequences:
- a CDS encoding protein kinase domain-containing protein, which translates to MKFIDDMDKHYKKNEVINGYTIINLIGQGRYGIVYLGENKDFEKCVIKQLKNEMIEKSRSKLFYEEEILRKINNPAFPKFICKFKDEDREGYILEYIQGPVFEDILVRDSCIFTREDIYKVGGQLLDIIEILHENKIVHRDIRLPNVILKQDGNLALIDFGLARYMDSKRYKKEIDYWFLGDFLIHLYYTTYEPVDYIERPWYDELDLTKDESIFLKKLMSIKEPYKSIEEIRRDLENLKLRNTN; encoded by the coding sequence TTGAAATTTATAGATGATATGGACAAGCATTATAAAAAAAATGAAGTAATTAATGGATACACGATAATAAATTTAATAGGGCAAGGGCGATATGGGATTGTTTATTTGGGTGAAAATAAAGATTTTGAAAAATGTGTAATTAAACAACTCAAAAATGAAATGATTGAAAAAAGCAGGTCAAAACTTTTCTATGAGGAAGAAATATTGAGAAAAATAAATAATCCAGCATTTCCTAAGTTTATATGTAAATTTAAGGATGAAGATAGGGAAGGATATATATTAGAGTATATACAAGGGCCTGTATTTGAGGATATTTTGGTAAGAGATAGTTGTATTTTTACTAGGGAAGATATTTACAAAGTAGGAGGACAACTTTTAGATATAATTGAAATACTTCATGAAAACAAAATAGTTCATCGAGACATTAGATTACCAAATGTTATATTAAAACAAGATGGAAACCTTGCATTAATTGATTTTGGATTAGCTAGATATATGGATTCAAAAAGATATAAAAAAGAAATAGATTATTGGTTCTTAGGCGATTTTTTAATTCACTTGTATTACACAACTTATGAGCCAGTAGATTATATAGAGAGACCATGGTACGATGAACTAGACCTTACTAAAGATGAATCTATTTTTCTTAAAAAACTTATGTCAATTAAAGAACCATATAAAAGCATTGAAGAAATAAGGAGAGACTTAGAAAATTTAAAATTAAGAAACACTAATTAA
- the bioB gene encoding biotin synthase BioB, with translation MIHKICKDIKNGYEISKEEAIELLKYETKDLLKYANEIRNFYLKNEFDICSIVNGKSGKCSEDCKFCSQSSNHETNIEIYPLLSKDNFKNDAIYHKKKGVKRYSIVTSGKNLSEKEIDKICEVYKCIVDEVGIETCASHGLLDQNALSKLKKSGVKRYHNNLETSRRYFEKICTTHTYDEKINTIKDAQRVGIEVCSGGIFGLGESELDRIEMAFELRNLNIKSIPLNVLNYIEGTSINIENPITEDEFLKSLAIFRFINPKSYIRLAGGRNLLTDFGRIAFEGGANATITGDLLTTCGNTISNDIKMIKSLGFKL, from the coding sequence ATGATACACAAAATTTGTAAAGATATAAAAAATGGATACGAAATAAGCAAAGAAGAAGCTATAGAACTTTTGAAATATGAAACTAAAGATTTGCTTAAGTATGCAAATGAAATTAGAAATTTCTATTTAAAAAATGAATTTGATATTTGCTCTATAGTTAATGGCAAAAGCGGAAAATGCAGTGAAGATTGCAAGTTTTGTTCACAATCATCTAATCATGAAACTAATATAGAAATATATCCTTTACTAAGTAAAGATAATTTTAAAAATGATGCAATATATCACAAGAAAAAAGGAGTTAAAAGATATTCAATTGTTACATCAGGTAAAAATTTAAGTGAAAAAGAAATTGATAAAATTTGTGAAGTATATAAGTGTATAGTTGATGAGGTTGGTATTGAAACATGTGCATCACATGGGCTATTAGATCAGAATGCTTTGAGTAAACTAAAAAAATCAGGAGTAAAAAGATACCATAATAACCTAGAGACTTCGAGACGATATTTTGAAAAAATTTGTACAACTCATACATATGATGAAAAAATAAACACTATAAAGGATGCACAAAGAGTGGGGATTGAAGTATGTAGTGGAGGGATTTTTGGACTTGGAGAAAGTGAACTAGATAGGATAGAGATGGCCTTTGAATTAAGAAATTTAAATATAAAATCAATTCCATTAAATGTTTTAAATTATATTGAAGGAACAAGTATAAATATAGAAAATCCTATAACAGAAGATGAGTTTTTAAAATCATTAGCTATTTTTAGATTTATAAACCCTAAAAGCTACATAAGGTTAGCAGGAGGAAGAAATTTATTAACAGACTTTGGACGTATTGCATTTGAAGGTGGTGCAAATGCAACTATAACAGGAGATTTACTAACTACATGTGGAAATACAATTTCAAATGATATCAAAATGATTAAATCTTTAGGATTTAAATTATAA
- the bioD gene encoding dethiobiotin synthase, whose translation MNSKGIFITGTDTDVGKTYISAMIMKSLVKSNINATYFKAVLSGADEIENKLIPGDAKYVCDISGIDSNYDEMVSYTFKTAVSPHLASVIEDKEIKLEKIKYDFENLSNKYEFILAEGSGGIVCPIKIDDNECILLEDIINLLGFEVLVVARSSVGTINHTVLTVKYLEEKNIKIRGIILNEYDKNNIVHVDNAKVIEKLTNINIVAFIPKYQNESDDINIDLDKILE comes from the coding sequence ATGAATAGTAAAGGTATATTTATTACAGGTACAGACACAGATGTTGGAAAAACTTATATAAGCGCCATGATAATGAAAAGCTTAGTAAAAAGTAATATAAATGCTACATATTTTAAAGCCGTTTTAAGTGGTGCAGATGAAATAGAAAATAAATTAATTCCTGGAGATGCAAAGTATGTATGTGATATTTCAGGTATTGATTCGAATTATGATGAAATGGTATCCTACACTTTTAAAACAGCAGTTTCACCACACTTAGCATCAGTTATTGAAGATAAAGAAATTAAACTAGAAAAAATAAAATATGATTTTGAGAATTTATCAAATAAGTATGAGTTTATATTAGCAGAAGGAAGTGGAGGTATAGTTTGCCCCATAAAAATTGATGATAATGAATGTATATTATTAGAAGATATAATAAATTTACTAGGCTTTGAGGTATTAGTTGTTGCAAGATCATCTGTAGGTACGATAAATCATACTGTATTAACAGTTAAATACCTTGAAGAAAAAAATATAAAGATAAGAGGGATTATATTAAATGAGTATGATAAAAACAATATAGTTCATGTTGATAATGCGAAAGTTATAGAAAAACTTACTAATATCAATATAGTCGCCTTTATTCCTAAGTATCAAAATGAAAGTGATGATATTAATATTGATTTAGATAAAATATTAGAATAA
- the bioA gene encoding adenosylmethionine--8-amino-7-oxononanoate transaminase produces MNLVEKDLKYIWHPCSQMKDYETFKPIVIEKGEGIYLYDINGNEYIDAISSWWCNLFGHSNKRINNAINNQINKLEHVIFANFTHKPAIELCERIINLAPNGLNKVFFTDNGSASVECALKMSFQYHAQVGKTKKQKFVAITDAYHGETIGALSVGDLDLYSKVYKPIMLDTKRVDGPDCYRCKYNKERKTCDAECFESMEDYVKESHEEIASIIVEPMLQGAAGMKIYSPIYLKKLRKLCDKYDIHLIADEIAVGFGRTGKMFACEHANITPDFMCLSKGLTAGYVPMALVLTKDSIYNAFYDDYNTYKAFMHSHTYSGNPIGCSIANEVLNIFEDENVLYENEEKAKYFTNLLNENFKEHKNVGEIRSIGLINAIELVEDKNLKLGFDSDIRVGYKIYQKALEKGVLLRPLGNVIYFNPPYVISKDDMEKMVRVCKETMDEVLESLKVEVL; encoded by the coding sequence ATGAATTTAGTAGAGAAAGATTTAAAATACATATGGCATCCATGTTCTCAGATGAAAGACTATGAAACTTTTAAGCCAATAGTTATAGAAAAGGGTGAAGGAATATATTTATATGATATAAATGGGAACGAATATATAGACGCTATAAGCTCTTGGTGGTGTAATTTATTTGGACACTCAAATAAAAGGATAAATAATGCTATAAATAATCAAATAAATAAATTAGAACATGTAATATTTGCGAATTTTACACATAAGCCAGCGATAGAACTTTGTGAAAGAATAATAAACTTAGCACCAAATGGTCTGAATAAAGTATTTTTTACAGATAATGGATCGGCATCAGTTGAATGTGCTTTAAAAATGAGTTTTCAATACCATGCTCAAGTTGGAAAAACAAAAAAACAAAAGTTTGTAGCTATAACAGATGCATATCATGGAGAAACTATAGGGGCTCTTTCTGTTGGAGATTTAGACTTATATAGCAAAGTGTACAAGCCTATTATGTTAGATACTAAAAGAGTAGATGGACCAGATTGTTACAGATGTAAATACAATAAAGAAAGAAAAACTTGTGATGCTGAATGCTTTGAAAGTATGGAAGACTATGTAAAAGAAAGCCATGAAGAAATTGCATCAATAATAGTAGAACCTATGTTACAAGGTGCAGCAGGTATGAAAATTTATTCACCTATATACTTAAAAAAACTAAGAAAGTTATGTGATAAGTATGATATACATTTAATCGCAGATGAAATAGCTGTTGGATTTGGGCGTACAGGAAAAATGTTTGCTTGTGAACATGCAAATATAACTCCTGATTTTATGTGTTTATCAAAAGGTTTAACAGCAGGATATGTTCCTATGGCGTTAGTTCTTACTAAAGATAGTATATACAATGCGTTTTATGATGATTACAATACATATAAAGCATTTATGCATAGCCACACATATTCAGGAAATCCTATAGGATGTAGTATAGCAAATGAAGTTTTAAATATATTCGAAGATGAAAATGTATTATATGAGAATGAAGAAAAAGCAAAATATTTTACAAATCTTTTAAATGAAAATTTTAAAGAACATAAAAATGTTGGGGAAATACGTTCTATAGGGCTTATAAATGCAATTGAATTAGTTGAAGATAAAAATCTTAAACTTGGATTTGATTCAGATATTAGAGTTGGATATAAGATATATCAAAAAGCACTTGAAAAAGGTGTGCTATTAAGACCTCTAGGAAATGTAATTTACTTTAACCCTCCATATGTTATAAGTAAAGATGATATGGAAAAAATGGTAAGAGTTTGTAAAGAGACTATGGATGAAGTTTTAGAAAGTTTAAAAGTTGAAGTTTTATAA
- a CDS encoding peptidylprolyl isomerase: MIEAPDELPIAYIDVENIGVIEAELYPHIAPNTVNNFISLANNNFYDNLTFHRIVKNFVIQGGCPEGSGMGGPGYSIEGEFNKNNFRNDLKHTEGVLSMARSQSKNSGGSQFFIITKSAPHLNGKYAGFGKVINGMDLVYKIEDLGSKGTLFVIKSIKIDTKGETYNEPIKYK; the protein is encoded by the coding sequence ATGATAGAGGCTCCAGATGAACTTCCTATAGCCTATATTGATGTAGAAAATATAGGGGTGATTGAAGCTGAGCTTTATCCTCATATTGCTCCAAACACAGTAAATAATTTTATTTCTTTGGCAAACAATAATTTTTATGATAATTTAACTTTTCATAGGATCGTAAAAAATTTTGTTATTCAAGGTGGATGCCCTGAGGGATCAGGTATGGGTGGACCAGGTTATTCAATAGAAGGAGAATTTAATAAAAATAATTTTAGGAATGATTTAAAACATACAGAGGGTGTTTTATCTATGGCTAGAAGTCAATCTAAAAACAGTGGAGGTAGCCAATTTTTTATAATTACTAAATCTGCTCCTCATCTTAATGGAAAATATGCTGGTTTTGGTAAAGTAATAAATGGAATGGATTTAGTTTATAAAATAGAAGATTTAGGAAGTAAGGGTACATTATTTGTTATTAAATCTATAAAAATAGATACTAAAGGTGAAACTTACAATGAACCTATAAAATATAAATAA
- a CDS encoding single-stranded DNA-binding protein → MNSVILVGRLTKDPEVKYVGEKSILVTNFTLAVDRKSKKESKGQKTDFIRIEAWKEAADICANKIKKGNLVSVKGELRIDEYLDKEENRRYSTKITTYNVTLLEHSKKQVNGIDIFEGEKVNMDEAMLPF, encoded by the coding sequence ATGAATAGTGTTATATTAGTTGGAAGATTAACTAAAGATCCAGAGGTTAAATATGTAGGAGAAAAGAGTATACTTGTCACAAATTTTACATTAGCTGTTGATAGAAAATCAAAAAAAGAAAGTAAGGGACAAAAAACAGATTTTATAAGAATTGAAGCTTGGAAAGAAGCTGCAGATATATGTGCAAATAAAATTAAAAAAGGAAATTTAGTATCTGTAAAAGGAGAACTTAGAATAGATGAATATTTAGATAAAGAAGAAAATAGAAGATACAGTACTAAAATTACTACTTATAATGTTACTTTATTAGAACATAGTAAAAAACAAGTAAATGGAATTGACATATTTGAAGGTGAAAAAGTTAATATGGATGAAGCTATGCTTCCATTTTAG
- a CDS encoding nitroreductase family protein produces MKRLDFIYDRVSIRSYKEEEIPKEDIIEIIKAGTYAPSGKNLQNWHFVVVTDKEKVKAIANIVEKKGLDLSAKICDEEARDSFRKMLPYYTVFKNAPILILVYGSDYPNSEYNVLNLIGANKEEKKKALFSDPGIQNIGAAMENILLAASALGYGTCWMAGPNFAREEIKSCIGFKKEGFELVCMTPLGVPSDKKHPRPSRKPIEEVLSFID; encoded by the coding sequence ATGAAAAGGTTAGATTTTATTTATGATAGAGTTAGTATAAGAAGTTATAAGGAAGAGGAAATTCCTAAAGAAGATATTATTGAAATAATTAAAGCAGGAACTTATGCACCTTCCGGAAAAAATCTTCAAAATTGGCACTTTGTAGTAGTAACAGATAAAGAAAAAGTAAAAGCAATTGCAAACATTGTTGAAAAAAAGGGACTTGATTTATCAGCAAAAATTTGTGATGAAGAAGCTAGAGATTCATTTAGAAAGATGTTACCATATTATACAGTATTTAAAAATGCACCTATATTAATACTAGTATATGGTAGTGATTATCCAAATAGTGAATATAATGTACTAAATTTAATCGGTGCAAATAAAGAAGAAAAGAAAAAAGCTTTATTTTCAGATCCTGGAATACAAAATATAGGCGCGGCTATGGAAAATATATTATTGGCAGCTAGTGCATTAGGTTATGGAACATGTTGGATGGCTGGACCGAATTTTGCTAGAGAAGAAATAAAAAGTTGTATTGGATTTAAAAAAGAAGGATTTGAATTGGTATGCATGACTCCATTAGGGGTACCAAGTGATAAAAAACATCCAAGACCAAGTAGAAAGCCTATAGAAGAAGTACTTTCTTTTATAGATTAA
- a CDS encoding methionine gamma-lyase family protein, translating to MLNETKELLKNFYGLDDEIFNLSNEVMEDIKSRFEEIKETREYNQYKVLKAMQESNLSDNHFNWTTGYGYNDIGREKIEEIYSKVFNAEDAIVRPIIVNGTHALTLCVQGIVRPGDEILSVTGKPYDTLEGVIGIREEKGSLKEFGVTYNQVDFLENGEVDLEGIKEKINDKTKLVMIQRSKGYSWRKSLTIEDIKEVIETVKSVKPEVIVMVDNCYGEFIETKEPTDVGADIMAGSLIKNPGGGLALTGGYIVGKKELVELISYRLTSPGIGKECGLTFGTSRTVLQGFFMAPYVVSQALMGAIFCSRMFEKLGYDVLPKYDDLRSDIIQCVRLNSADEVIAFCQGVQAAAPVDSFVKPEPWAMPGYDSEVIMAAGAFIQGSSIELSADAPIKPPYNVYFQGGLTFDHSKMGTLKAYQYMKKNK from the coding sequence ATGCTTAATGAAACAAAAGAATTATTAAAAAACTTCTATGGTTTAGACGATGAAATATTCAACCTATCAAATGAAGTTATGGAAGATATTAAAAGTAGATTTGAAGAAATAAAAGAAACAAGAGAATATAATCAATATAAAGTTTTAAAAGCTATGCAAGAGTCTAATTTAAGTGATAATCACTTTAACTGGACGACTGGATACGGATATAACGATATAGGTCGTGAAAAAATTGAAGAAATATATTCAAAAGTTTTCAATGCAGAAGATGCTATAGTAAGACCTATTATTGTTAATGGAACTCATGCATTAACACTTTGTGTACAAGGTATAGTAAGACCAGGAGATGAAATATTATCTGTAACTGGAAAACCATACGATACACTAGAGGGTGTAATTGGTATTAGAGAAGAAAAAGGATCTTTAAAGGAATTTGGAGTTACATATAATCAAGTAGACTTTTTAGAAAATGGAGAAGTTGACCTTGAAGGAATAAAAGAAAAAATTAATGATAAAACAAAACTTGTTATGATCCAAAGATCAAAAGGATATTCATGGAGAAAATCTTTAACTATAGAAGATATAAAAGAAGTTATAGAAACTGTAAAAAGTGTTAAACCAGAAGTTATAGTAATGGTAGATAATTGCTATGGTGAATTTATAGAGACTAAAGAGCCTACAGATGTAGGTGCAGATATAATGGCAGGATCACTTATAAAAAATCCAGGTGGAGGACTTGCTTTAACTGGAGGATATATAGTTGGTAAAAAAGAATTAGTAGAACTTATATCATATAGACTTACATCTCCTGGTATAGGAAAAGAGTGTGGACTTACATTTGGTACGAGTAGAACTGTTTTACAAGGGTTCTTTATGGCTCCATATGTAGTTTCACAAGCTTTAATGGGAGCTATATTCTGTTCTAGAATGTTTGAAAAATTAGGTTATGATGTCCTACCAAAGTATGATGATCTAAGAAGTGATATTATACAATGTGTAAGATTAAATAGTGCAGATGAGGTTATAGCTTTCTGTCAAGGTGTTCAAGCAGCAGCTCCAGTTGATTCATTTGTTAAACCAGAGCCGTGGGCAATGCCAGGATATGATAGTGAAGTTATAATGGCTGCAGGAGCATTTATTCAAGGTTCATCTATAGAATTAAGTGCAGATGCACCTATAAAGCCTCCATATAACGTTTATTTCCAAGGTGGATTAACATTTGATCACTCAAAAATGGGAACTTTAAAGGCATATCAATACATGAAAAAGAATAAATAA
- a CDS encoding DEAD/DEAH box helicase: MNKPQDINLDSNLVKALQMQGINNLNKIQSLVYDDIKNHTDLIIQSETGSGKTLAYLLPLFEKIDTSKRETQVIVLAPTHELVMQIVDQVKLLATNSTIEVTTLPLIGEVNIQKQIKNIKSTKPHIVVGTTGRILDLVKQKKLKVHNVKTIVLDEVDSLLSSKNVNTVKDIIKCTLRDRQLLAFSASANDKCIKILSEIMKEPKVIKTEPKVSANKNINHMYLSCDKRDKFKYLRKSLAALNPKKSIVFVNDEESIEIINDKLNFHNRNSVCIYGSMSKEDRKNALYKFRTGKAKVLVSSDLSARGLDIKDVTHVFNLDFPVSNNEYIHRSGRTGRGNNTGDTVSIVTNNELAAIRILSKEFNLNITHKDLYEGKLIDYKK; this comes from the coding sequence ATGAATAAACCTCAAGATATTAATTTAGATTCTAATCTAGTTAAAGCCTTACAAATGCAAGGTATAAACAATTTAAATAAAATTCAATCACTAGTTTATGATGATATAAAAAATCATACAGATTTAATAATTCAATCAGAAACTGGAAGTGGAAAAACATTAGCTTATTTACTTCCTCTATTTGAAAAGATAGATACTTCAAAAAGAGAAACTCAAGTTATAGTTTTAGCTCCAACTCATGAATTAGTTATGCAAATAGTAGATCAAGTCAAATTACTTGCTACAAACTCAACTATAGAAGTAACTACACTACCTCTAATAGGCGAAGTTAATATCCAAAAACAGATAAAAAACATAAAAAGTACAAAACCTCATATAGTAGTTGGTACTACAGGTAGAATTCTTGATTTAGTAAAACAAAAGAAATTAAAAGTTCATAATGTAAAAACAATCGTTTTAGATGAAGTAGATAGTCTTCTTTCATCAAAAAATGTAAATACAGTTAAAGATATAATAAAATGCACGCTTAGAGATAGACAATTATTAGCATTTTCTGCTAGTGCTAATGATAAGTGCATAAAAATATTAAGTGAAATAATGAAAGAACCTAAAGTAATAAAAACTGAACCTAAAGTAAGTGCTAATAAAAATATAAATCATATGTATTTATCTTGTGATAAAAGAGATAAATTCAAATATCTTAGAAAGTCTTTAGCTGCTCTTAACCCAAAAAAATCTATAGTATTTGTAAATGACGAAGAAAGCATAGAGATAATAAACGATAAGCTAAACTTCCATAACAGAAATTCTGTATGTATATACGGTAGCATGAGTAAAGAAGATAGAAAAAATGCTTTATACAAATTCAGAACAGGAAAAGCTAAAGTATTAGTTTCTTCTGATTTATCAGCTAGAGGACTTGATATTAAAGATGTAACACATGTCTTTAACTTAGATTTCCCTGTTAGTAACAATGAATATATACATAGAAGTGGTAGAACTGGTAGAGGAAACAATACAGGTGATACAGTTTCTATAGTTACTAACAATGAATTAGCTGCTATACGTATTTTATCAAAAGAATTTAACCTAAATATAACACATAAAGATTTATATGAAGGAAAATTAATAGACTATAAAAAATAA
- a CDS encoding N-acetylmuramoyl-L-alanine amidase: protein MSKKIFIDPGHGGIDSGAVGINNLLEKNINLSVAKKVESLLKKQNLEVKLSRTDDSTLSLDGRTSAANKWSADCYVSIHCNSFNNSASGVETYSYTDKTNDLANCIHAEILKTKAYTKNRGVKTANFYVLRKSSMRSCLIELAFIDNELDAKLLREDQDTFALAVAKGICKYVGVEFKTENPAPNTKPTNPPVEDSNVFYRVVCGSFNNRVYAEEMIESLKAHGYSDIFIDIFNKK from the coding sequence ATGAGTAAAAAAATTTTTATAGATCCAGGCCATGGTGGTATTGATAGTGGTGCTGTAGGTATTAACAATTTACTTGAAAAAAATATAAATTTATCAGTAGCTAAAAAAGTTGAATCATTGTTAAAAAAGCAAAATCTTGAGGTAAAACTAAGTAGAACTGATGATTCTACACTTTCTTTAGATGGAAGAACTTCTGCTGCTAATAAGTGGAGTGCCGATTGCTATGTTTCAATACATTGTAATTCATTTAATAACTCAGCTAGCGGTGTTGAAACTTACAGTTATACTGATAAAACTAACGATTTAGCTAATTGTATACATGCGGAAATTCTAAAGACAAAAGCTTACACTAAAAATAGAGGTGTTAAAACTGCAAACTTCTATGTTTTAAGAAAAAGTAGTATGAGATCTTGTCTGATTGAACTTGCTTTCATAGATAATGAACTTGATGCTAAGCTCCTAAGAGAAGATCAAGATACATTTGCACTTGCAGTTGCTAAAGGAATATGTAAATATGTAGGTGTAGAATTTAAAACTGAAAATCCTGCTCCAAATACAAAACCTACTAATCCTCCAGTAGAAGATTCTAATGTCTTTTATAGAGTAGTTTGTGGTTCATTTAATAATAGAGTTTATGCAGAAGAGATGATTGAAAGTTTGAAAGCACATGGATATTCTGATATTTTCATAGATATTTTTAATAAAAAATAA
- a CDS encoding ferredoxin codes for MKAFVDKDICIGCGACTGICPEVFDMDDDGLAIAIKDELKSELEDSAVEAQDGCPVSAIIIE; via the coding sequence ATGAAAGCATTTGTAGATAAAGATATATGTATAGGGTGTGGAGCATGTACAGGTATATGCCCAGAAGTATTTGATATGGATGATGATGGACTGGCAATAGCTATAAAAGACGAATTAAAAAGTGAATTAGAAGATAGTGCGGTAGAGGCTCAAGATGGATGTCCTGTAAGTGCTATAATAATAGAATAA